The Toxorhynchites rutilus septentrionalis strain SRP chromosome 1, ASM2978413v1, whole genome shotgun sequence genome contains the following window.
TCCAGTTGGTCGACCCGCTGATAATCATCCCCTCGAGGGGCAACGGCTCGGTAGCCAGCTCCTGCAGGCGACACTTTAGCACCGCACTTTTCACCTGCTGATCACACCGCACACATCCACTACTTCGCTGTGGCGATCCATCCACGCCATCGGCCAGCTGACACTGCGCTTTGGTGGAACCTCTTCTTCCGGTTCTGCTGACACCATTCGCGACTTGTGTAGCACCACTGTCACCACCGGCGCCACCGGTTGCATCACAACAGAAACCACTTCGACGCACTTTCTCCGCGTGGTAACATCGCGCACAGAGCCAATCCGTGTCGATGAGGCAAAACTTGTGGTGCATCAGATAGGCTCCATCCATCCGATTGAAACGCACCGGAACTcctgcgaaaaaaaatatttcaaaattaaattaattcacAAACAACCAGCTGCTGATAAACAATATGATGATTGCTCGCCCCACGCGCGGAGAACAACAACAGAAAATGCGTGAAAGGGAGCAGAGAATAATGTGCCATGCAGTTTCGCTCTCTTTCCATCACAGCGGGtcaacgaacgaacgaacgtcgTTGTTGTTTTCGTGATTCCTGCCTACAGAAATTTATTGATTTATAACAGCTGAATGGATAAGACGGGCGAAAGGAGAGAAAAAAATCCAGACCTCCTCTTCCGATCAGCTGCGCGAAACGTGGTGTCGATTTTCCACCTAGAAAAAACAATGGTTTCTTTGATTTCTCATACCCACTTGGATGGATGCAAAAATTTGCAAAGTTGAATCCTTTTCgccgcaacaaaaaaaaactcacccaAACTCACGTGGAGAATGCATTTCCGAGGAACGACATTTGCAAAAATTCTGCAACTCGCGAAAGCACGTGCATTTCGATATGCGCTGGATATGGATGGATACGAAAACAATGATGCAATTTTCTTTGCTCTCTTTCTTGCCAACTTGCTGCTGCGCTCGCTGGTGAGGTTAGAATAAACTCGTGGTTTTAAATTTGcaatttcaattttgtttgGCCTACTGTGTGATTTATTTCGATGAAACAATTTGCCGCATTTTAATCCTGTGGAATGCTTTTTCCAGTGACTGCTGAGTTAATTGGAATgtgcaaaaaaacatgtttccagCCCAGAAAAATCTCGCTTTTTGCAATGTcgtagtttggaaaaaaaaaagaaatttgcaAAGGCTCTTTGTTTCCAGCAGAACTCACCAAGGACGTGTCCTTTAGTGAATGTCACAACCGAGGTCAACGTGTGAGCGAGCAATCTTCCCATGGAACCCCCCGACGTAACCAATAGTCGCCACTTTTTAGACTGAGCCATCGAAAACTCGCCACCCAACTAACCTCCTTGGACCATTTTGGTCATCTGTGACCCCGAGCTGTACGCCATCGTGGAGCACCCGATGACTCGCACGCGGACACCGCGTTTCGCGGCCCGCAGCACCGCGTCCCCGATACTGTCGACCGTCACAATGTACATACACAGATTGATCGAAACTCGGGCTCGGTCCAGGAAGGCCACAATCCGGCGGACGTGTTCCGTCGTAAAGTTAGTCATCGACGTTCCGGCCGTGTATCCTTCGATGCTGCGTTCGTTCGCGAAATACACCTCGGTCAAGGTTCGGGTTGCCCGTTGGCGAACCGAACGTCCCGCACAGTATGCTCTCAGGCCGCGGTACATCTCGTAGAACACTTCCGATCCGACACCGACACCGAGAACGATCGCGGACACGCGAACCCATCGCGGAAGGGTTGAGAACATTTCCTTCATTTAttattcttttttgaattttccttAGCTCGTCAATCAATTGAACACTATCCCACACACAAAATTGCCACCACTCGCGTATCGCTCCGAGCAACACGGATTCACCGATTCGGAACCACCGTCAACGGAGTGTTTCGCGACGGAATATCgagaacgcaaaaaaaaatttgcaatcAGCACACGGTCCGGAAAGTTTGCACTGATCATACggggaaaaagaaaacaaaaactgaCGTTTCGGGAGCCCAAAAACACATGTCAGCTGTCAGCAGATGTGGCTGATATGTTTGGTATGGGCGAATGATCAAAGTCGGAAGACTCAAAGACACAGATCAGCGAACAGATGAAGCGTTAGTACTTACGTATTAGGCCtcgttctcactgcagcggggcgtcagcgtggcttgggcggggcgtgtgacgcttacgattgattaatcgtgtgtgtgtgtgtgttcttaccgatgtgttcacaccaggccagggatggtaaaaaatcacattcaacgatcaatgaataagtatatccctctagtcggatgtttttaaatcacccccagcaggcgatgctcttt
Protein-coding sequences here:
- the LOC129762175 gene encoding mitochondrial cardiolipin hydrolase-like, coding for MKEMFSTLPRWVRVSAIVLGVGVGSEVFYEMYRGLRAYCAGRSVRQRATRTLTEVYFANERSIEGYTAGTSMTNFTTEHVRRIVAFLDRARVSINLCMYIVTVDSIGDAVLRAAKRGVRVRVIGCSTMAYSSGSQMTKMVQGGVPVRFNRMDGAYLMHHKFCLIDTDWLCARCYHAEKVRRSGFCCDATGGAGGDSGATQVANGVSRTGRRGSTKAQCQLADGVDGSPQRSSGCVRCDQQVKSAVLKCRLQELATEPLPLEGMIISGSTNWTMQALSGNWDNMIVTSIPDIVVPFQLEFQRLWQEFASVSPVISAGGESSAKNQQ